In Bos indicus x Bos taurus breed Angus x Brahman F1 hybrid chromosome 21, Bos_hybrid_MaternalHap_v2.0, whole genome shotgun sequence, one DNA window encodes the following:
- the HMG20A gene encoding high mobility group protein 20A — protein sequence METLMTSSTLPPLFADEDGSKESNDLASTGLTHPEAPYSSGATSSTNNPEFVEDLSQGQLLQNESSNTAEGNEQRHEDEQRSKRGGWSKGRKRKKPLRDSNAPKSPLTGYVRFMNERREQLRAKRPEVPFPEITRMLGNEWSKLPPEEKQRYLDEADRDKERYMKELEQYQKTEAYKVFSRKTQDRQKGKSHRQDAARQATHDHEKEAEVKERSVFDIPIFTEEFLNHSKAREAELRQLRKSNMEFEERNAALQKHVESMRTAVEKLEVDVIQERSRNTVLQQHLETLRQVLTSSFASMPLPGSGETPTVDTIDSYMNRLHSIILANPQDNENFIATVREVVNRLDR from the exons ATGGAAACCTTGATGACTAGTTCCACTCTGCCTCCCCTTTTTGCAGATGAAGATGGCTCCAAGGAGAGTAATGATCTGGCTTCAACTGG GTTAACCCACCCAGAGGCTCCATATAGTAGTGGAGCCACGTCATCCACCAATAATCCAGAATTTGTAGAGGATCTCTCCCAAGGTCAGCTGCTTCAGAATGAATCTTCAAATACAGCAGAAGGCAATGAACAGAGGCATGAAGATGAG CAAAGAAGTAAACGAGGAGGTTGGtccaaaggaagaaagaggaagaaacctCTTCGAGACAGCAATGCACCCAAATCCCCTCTTACAGGATATGTTCGGTTCATGAATGAGCGTCGAGAACAGCTTCGAGCAAAGAGACCAGAAGTCCCATTTCCAGAAATTACAAGGATGTTAGGCAATGAATGGAGTAAACTTCCTCCGGAGGAAAAACAG CGCTACCTTGATGAGGCAGACAGAGATAAGGAGCGTTACATGAAGGAACTGGAGCAGTATCAGAAGACTGAGGCCTACAAGGTTTTCAGCAGGAAAACCCAGGACCGTCAGAAAGGCAAATCTCATAGGCAAG atGCAGCCCGACAGGCCACTCATGATCATGAG aaagaagcagaagtaaAGGAACGATCTGTTTTTGACATCCCTATATTTACAGAGGAATTCCTGAACCACAGCAAAG CTCGGGAGGCAGAGCTCCGTCAGCTTCGCAAATCCAACATGGAATTTGAGGAGAGGAACGCGGCGCTGCAAAAGCACGTGGAGAGCATGCGCACAGCGGTGGAGAAGCTGGAGGTGGACGTGATCCAGGAGCGCAGCCGCAACACCGTCTTGCAGCAGCACTTGGAGACGCTGCGGCAGGTGCTGACCAGCAGCTTCGCCAGCATGCCCTTGCCTG GAAGTGGAGAGACACCTACAGTGGACACTATCGACTCCTATATGAACAGACTGCACAGTATTATTTTAGCTAATCCCCAAGACAATGAAAACTTCATAGCTACAGTTCGAGAAGTTGTGAACAGGCTTGATCGTTAG